In the Flavobacterium sp. 90 genome, GGAATCAATAATTCTTTTCGAACTGCGATTGCCAGAACTGCAATGATTCCACCAATAGTCAAACTTCCTGTATCTCCCATAAAAACAGATGCGGGATAAGAATTGTACCAAAGAAAACCAATCAGAGAACCAACAAATGCAGATATAAACACGGTCATTTCTCCCGAATTGGGGATATACATAATATTCAAATAATTAGAGAATATGATATTACCGGAAACAAACGTAAATATTCCGAGTGCTAAAACAGATATTGCCGAAGTTCCCGCTGCGAGACCATCGATACCATCTGTTAAATTTGCTCCGTTTGAAACTGCTGTAATAATAAAAATCACAACCGGAATAAAAATTAACCAAGCCCATTTTTCATATCCTTCTCCTGTCCATGCCAACAATTCGGCATAATCAAATTCATTGTTTTTTACAAAAGGAATTGTCGTTGCTGTTGATTTCTCTTCCATTGGAGCAGGCATAACAACCGCTGTGCTTACATTTTTTTGAGTTCCAATATATCCTGTATCAGTTCTTACTGTAACTGCCGGATTAAAATACAAAACAGTTCCAACGATAAGTCCTAAACCAACCTGACCAATAACTTTAAAAATTCCTTTAAGACCTGCTTTATCTTTTTTAAATATTTTAATATAATCATCTATAAAACCAATTGTTCCCATCCAAAGTGTGGTTACAATAAGCAAAACAATGTAAATATTATGCAAACGAGCAAACAACAAAACCGGCAAAAGAGTAGCAAAAATGATAATCAATCCACCCATTGTTGGCGTTCCTGCTTTTTCATTTTGACCTTGTAAACCCAATTCACGAACTGTTTCACCAACTTGTTGATTACGCAAAAAATTGATAATTCTTTTTCCGTAAATCGTCGACAAAAGCAACGAAAGCATTAACGCTAAAGCTGATCTAAAAGTGATGTATTGAAAAACTCCAGTTCCCGGGATATCCAGTGTTTTATCGAAATATTCAAATAAATAGTATAGCATATTTTATATTTTTTAAATTCCAATTTAGAAATTCCAAATTCCAATTATTGTGGTGGTATTTGAACTTAAAAATTTATTTTTATTATTTGTTTAGTTGATCTAAGATTTCTTTTACAGTTTCCATATCATCAAAATGATGACGAACTCCGCTTATCTCCTGATAAGTTTCGTGACCTTTTCCTGCAATCAGAATAATATCATTTGGCTGAGCCAATTGACAAGCCGTTTTTATAGCTTGTTTACGATCGGTAATCCTTAATATTTTTTTATAATTATGCGCTTCAACTCCTTTTTCCATTTCGTCTAAAATCACTTCAGGATCTTCGTTTCTTGGATTATCAGAAGTTAAAATTGCTTTATCACTAAGATCTGTAGCAATTTTTGCCATAATTGGTCTTTTCGTTTTATCTCTGTTTCCGCCACAACCAACAACAGTAATCAATTGTTCGTTTTTGGTACGGATATCATTAATTGTTTTTAACACATTATCCAATGCATCCGGCGTATGCGCATAATCTACAATTGCCGTAATATTTCCTTCCGAAACAATATATTGAAAACGACCAGAAACACTCTCTAAATCAGACAATAAGCGCAACGCTTCCAGACTATCCATTCCAAGTTCAACAGCAGTTCCGTAAATTGCCAAAACATTATAAGCATTAAAAGTCCCGATAAGTTTTACCCAAACTTCATTGTCATTTACTTTTAATAATAATCCTGACAACTGACTTTCTAATATTGTGGCTTTAAAATCAGCATAAGATTTCAAGGCATATGTAAATTTTCTTGCCACTGTGTTTTGCAACATCACAGTTCCGTTTTTATCGTCAACGTTTGATAATGCAAAAGCAGTTTTTGGCAATGAATCAAAAAATGACTTTTTTACATCTCTGTATTCTGCAAAAGTTGGATGATAATCTAAATGATCGTGAGAAAGATTGGTAAAAATCCCTCCAACAAAATGCAACGCTTCTGTTCTCTTTTGATGAATTCCATGAGAACTCACTTCCATAAAACAATGTGTGACACCCGCTTCAATCATTTCATTTAGATAATGATTTATTGTGATAGAATCTGGCGTTGTATGTGTTGCAGGATATTCCGTTTCATCAACCATAATTTTTACCGTTGATAATAAACCAACTTTAAATCCTGCTTTTTGAAACAACTGGAACAACAATGATGCAATCGTGGTTTTACCATTTGTTCCCGTAACACCAACTAATTTTAATTTTTCAGAAGGATTTCCAAAATAATTAGCCGCCAAAAAAGCCAATGCTGTATTGGTATCTTTTACTTGTATATAGGTAATTCCTTTTTCAATATTCTCAGGCAAAGTATCGCAAATAATCGCAATAGCACCCAACTCGATCGCTTTCTGGATATAATCATGTCCATCAGAAAGTGATCCGCGAATTGCCACAAAAACATCACTTGCTTCAATTTTTCTTGAATCAAAATCAATTTTATGTATATCAATTTCAGTCGAACCCGTTACAGATTCAATTGCTACTTTGTATAATATGTCTTTAAGTATTTTCACGATAATTCTAATACTATTGTTGCGTTTCTACTAATATTTTGTCCAGCTTGTAAAGACTGTTTTTTTACTTTCCCTACTCCATTTACTTTTACTTTCAAACCTAAATTTTCCAGTAAAGCAATTGCATCCATTCCCGGCATTCCTTTTAAATCAGGAATCTGATTTGATTTTTTATTTACGTCGACAGTATATTGATTATAATTGTCTTCTTGCTTTGGAATCCTTGAGTCTAACTTTTTAATTTTATTTGTCGAAGGCGCATCTGTAAATATTTTTTGAGCAATTCTCTTAAAAACCGGTCCTGCAACATCTGCTCCGTAATAATTATTTTTAGCTGTATTTGGTTTGTGAACTACCACAATACAAGAATATTTTGGATGATCTGCCGGAAAATATCCTACGAAAGAAGACGCATAATACATTCCTTCTCTTCCTGCCTTGCTGTAATTTACCATAGCCGTCCCTGTTTTTCCTGCCATCGAAAAATCTTTCGAATACAACTTAGAACCTGTTCCTTTTTTTACTACATTCTGCAATACAGCTCTTACTTTATTAAGTGTTTCTTGCGAACATACTTTTGGATTAATTACTTCAACATCAAATTTCTTAATGGTTTTGTTCCATTCTTTTATTTCCGATACAAATTGTGGCCTTACCATTACTCCATTATTAGCAACTGCATTATAAAGAGCCAATGTTTGCATTGGTGTTACCGAAACATTATATCCAAAAGCCATCCACGGAAGCGTAGTTCCTGACCAATGTTTATCTCCAGGTTGTGGAATATATGGTCTTCCTTCTCCTTTAAAATGCAATCCTAATGTCTTATTCAATCCGTAGCTATTAATGTGATCTACAAATTTTGATGGATTGCTTTTATAATTTTCATAAACTGCCTGAACCATTACCGTATTTGACGAAAGTTCGAATCCGCGTGCTAAAGAAACCTTGCCGTAACCTCCTTTATGTGAATCACGAACAGCACGTCCGTAATATCTTATTTCTCCGCCGTGGCTATCATAAACCGTACTTGTATCAGCAACTTTATCTTCTAAAATTGCCATTAAATCAACTAATTTAAAAGTTGATCCCGGTTCGTGAGATTCTGCAATAGCATAATTTGTGGTTTCAAAATACGATCCGTCTTCTGCTCTTCCTAAATTAGAAATCGCTTTTACATGTCCCGTTTCTGTCTCCATAACCACCACACAACCGTGATCTGCTTGATAATCTTCTAATTGTTTCAACAAAGCGTGGTGCGCAATATCCTGAATAAAAACATCTATCGTAGAAATCACATCATAACCATCAATTGGATCAACCTCATTTACATCACGAATAGGTTTCCACTGCCCTTTTGCTATTTTTTGCTTTAGAATTTTCCCATCTTTTCCGTTCAGGTAATTTTTAAAAGCCCACTCAATTCCTTTTCCAACTTCCATTCCTGTTGCCGGATCGATTTTGTCATACCCAATCGTTCTTTCCGCAATTTTACCTATAGGATGTTTTCTAACAGTTTCTTGTTCAATTATAATTCCACCTTTAAAAGCCCCCAATTTGAACAACGGAAATCCTTTAATCTTCACATATTCTGTATAACTCAACTTGCGAGCAATCAAATAATACCGATTTTTATTGGCTCTGGCTTTTCTTAATTCCTGTTCGTAATAACCTGCCGGTCTATCCAAAACTTTAGACAATGAATCTGATAATGCTTTTACATATTTTTCGAAAGTTTCCGTTTTTGGCGCTTTGGCATCAAATCTAATTTCATAATTAGGAATCGATGTTGCCAATAAACTTCCATCAGCAGAATAGATATTTCCTTTGTTTGCCGGAATCACAAAATTTCTAACCGTACGTTGTTTCGCCAGTTTTCTGTAATAATCTCCTTCAACCCATTGAATATTGGTTAATTTAACGACAATAGCAATTGCCATCACAAAGATGAAAACTGCTACGAGGTAAATTCTGTAGGATATATGTTTATCGTCTACTGCCATATTCTTTTAAAGAAACTTTTTTCTTCTTCTTTTTTAACTTCTATTTTAACCGGAGGAACCGTTGATGGAAAAATCTGCTTTTCAAGCATTTTATCCGATATAGTCGACTCCATTTTTAACTTCATCAATTCTGAACGGCGATCTACAAATTCTGATCGCAATTCTTTTACTTCATTATTAAGCTTTGCAATTTCAAAGACTTTTTGCTCGTATCGTTGCGTATTTGCAATCATCAGTATAGCAAGCAGAATGATAAAAACAATGAACCTCCAGTTTTTTACTGCATCATCGTTAATCAGAAATCTTGCTTTTAATATGCCAAATACTCCACCTTTCATTTTCTACCTATATATATTATATCTTTTCAGCAATTCTCAATTTTGCACTTCTTGCTCTATTGTTGATTTTAATCTCGACATCATCCGGAACAATCAACTTTCCTATCGTTTTATATGGAACAGAAAAATTTCCAAAAAAATCACGTTCTGGTTCTCCTTCAAACATTCCGTTTTTAATAAATCTTTTTACCAACCTGTCTTCAAGAGAATGATAAGAGATTACTGAGAATCTTCCGCCTGGATTTAGAATTTCTAAAGATTGTTCTATAAACTCTTTCAAAACATCCATTTCCTGATTTACCTCAATTCGAATAGCTTGATAAATCTGAGCCAATACTTTATTTCGAATTCTTTCCGGTAAAAATTTCGCCAGAACATCTTTCAATTCATCTGTAGTTTTAATTGGCCTGTGTTCTCTTGCCTCTACAATTGTTCTTGATAAAAGTGGCGCATTCTTCAACTCCCCATAATCAAAAAAAACACGACGTAAATCCTGTTCTTCATATTCGTTAACTACACGATAAGCACTTAAATCATTTTTTTGACTCATCCGCATATCGAGTTCAGCATCAAATCTTGTTGAGAAACCTCTCTCAGGAACATCAAACTGATGTGATGAAACTCCTAAATCTGCCAAAATTCCATCTACTCCTTTAACACCATGAAAACGCAAAAACCTTTTTATAAATCTAAAGTTCTCATTAATTAAGGTAAACCGTTCGTCCGGCAACGCATTTGCAAGAGCATCTTCATCCTGATCAAAAGCAAATAATTTACCGTTTGGC is a window encoding:
- a CDS encoding FtsL-like putative cell division protein, which translates into the protein MKGGVFGILKARFLINDDAVKNWRFIVFIILLAILMIANTQRYEQKVFEIAKLNNEVKELRSEFVDRRSELMKLKMESTISDKMLEKQIFPSTVPPVKIEVKKEEEKSFFKRIWQ
- a CDS encoding UDP-N-acetylmuramoyl-L-alanyl-D-glutamate--2,6-diaminopimelate ligase is translated as MKILKDILYKVAIESVTGSTEIDIHKIDFDSRKIEASDVFVAIRGSLSDGHDYIQKAIELGAIAIICDTLPENIEKGITYIQVKDTNTALAFLAANYFGNPSEKLKLVGVTGTNGKTTIASLLFQLFQKAGFKVGLLSTVKIMVDETEYPATHTTPDSITINHYLNEMIEAGVTHCFMEVSSHGIHQKRTEALHFVGGIFTNLSHDHLDYHPTFAEYRDVKKSFFDSLPKTAFALSNVDDKNGTVMLQNTVARKFTYALKSYADFKATILESQLSGLLLKVNDNEVWVKLIGTFNAYNVLAIYGTAVELGMDSLEALRLLSDLESVSGRFQYIVSEGNITAIVDYAHTPDALDNVLKTINDIRTKNEQLITVVGCGGNRDKTKRPIMAKIATDLSDKAILTSDNPRNEDPEVILDEMEKGVEAHNYKKILRITDRKQAIKTACQLAQPNDIILIAGKGHETYQEISGVRHHFDDMETVKEILDQLNK
- a CDS encoding penicillin-binding protein yields the protein MAVDDKHISYRIYLVAVFIFVMAIAIVVKLTNIQWVEGDYYRKLAKQRTVRNFVIPANKGNIYSADGSLLATSIPNYEIRFDAKAPKTETFEKYVKALSDSLSKVLDRPAGYYEQELRKARANKNRYYLIARKLSYTEYVKIKGFPLFKLGAFKGGIIIEQETVRKHPIGKIAERTIGYDKIDPATGMEVGKGIEWAFKNYLNGKDGKILKQKIAKGQWKPIRDVNEVDPIDGYDVISTIDVFIQDIAHHALLKQLEDYQADHGCVVVMETETGHVKAISNLGRAEDGSYFETTNYAIAESHEPGSTFKLVDLMAILEDKVADTSTVYDSHGGEIRYYGRAVRDSHKGGYGKVSLARGFELSSNTVMVQAVYENYKSNPSKFVDHINSYGLNKTLGLHFKGEGRPYIPQPGDKHWSGTTLPWMAFGYNVSVTPMQTLALYNAVANNGVMVRPQFVSEIKEWNKTIKKFDVEVINPKVCSQETLNKVRAVLQNVVKKGTGSKLYSKDFSMAGKTGTAMVNYSKAGREGMYYASSFVGYFPADHPKYSCIVVVHKPNTAKNNYYGADVAGPVFKRIAQKIFTDAPSTNKIKKLDSRIPKQEDNYNQYTVDVNKKSNQIPDLKGMPGMDAIALLENLGLKVKVNGVGKVKKQSLQAGQNISRNATIVLELS
- the rsmH gene encoding 16S rRNA (cytosine(1402)-N(4))-methyltransferase RsmH — its product is MTTTMEYHNPVLLHPTVDGLNIKPDGIYVDVTFGGGGHSKEILRRLGPNGKLFAFDQDEDALANALPDERFTLINENFRFIKRFLRFHGVKGVDGILADLGVSSHQFDVPERGFSTRFDAELDMRMSQKNDLSAYRVVNEYEEQDLRRVFFDYGELKNAPLLSRTIVEAREHRPIKTTDELKDVLAKFLPERIRNKVLAQIYQAIRIEVNQEMDVLKEFIEQSLEILNPGGRFSVISYHSLEDRLVKRFIKNGMFEGEPERDFFGNFSVPYKTIGKLIVPDDVEIKINNRARSAKLRIAEKI
- the mraY gene encoding phospho-N-acetylmuramoyl-pentapeptide-transferase; protein product: MLYYLFEYFDKTLDIPGTGVFQYITFRSALALMLSLLLSTIYGKRIINFLRNQQVGETVRELGLQGQNEKAGTPTMGGLIIIFATLLPVLLFARLHNIYIVLLIVTTLWMGTIGFIDDYIKIFKKDKAGLKGIFKVIGQVGLGLIVGTVLYFNPAVTVRTDTGYIGTQKNVSTAVVMPAPMEEKSTATTIPFVKNNEFDYAELLAWTGEGYEKWAWLIFIPVVIFIITAVSNGANLTDGIDGLAAGTSAISVLALGIFTFVSGNIIFSNYLNIMYIPNSGEMTVFISAFVGSLIGFLWYNSYPASVFMGDTGSLTIGGIIAVLAIAVRKELLIPLLCGIFLVENFSVVLQVSYFKFTKKRFGEGRRIFLMSPLHHHYQKKGYHESKIVTRFWIVAIMLAILSIVTLKLR